In the Fusarium falciforme chromosome 6, complete sequence genome, CCTCGATGTCATCGTGACCCGGCGAGTCGGAGTCAGCATAACTCATGGCATCCTTGCTGGGCTGCGGAGATGAGCATGCACGTCCATCATCCATTGACCCTAGGCCGCATACAGAGATGCCCGAGTTATACAGCCAGTTTGTTTGCTCCGATACTCACATGCTCCGATCTATCAAGTGCCGTATGTTTGTCTGGTGCCTCACGCATGTCTCGCAGGTTTGGAATGGGAACACCCATGCTGTGTCGTTACGATTAGCCAATCTACTCGGCTATTTCGATTGATATCATGACCAGGCGAAGCCATTGCATCAGCGGACAGCGCCAAGTAAAGACGATGCATTCTCATATATCCGTAGGATGTCCCAGATCCGCCGGCCTTGGATCATACCGGAGCTGACAaacatcatctccatcccaCATGCAAGTCAGCCAGCCAGTATTCCGCCCAGTTGTTACTTTCTTACTGCGTCCGTATGTTTGTCCTCCCAAGGCTCACTCCACAGCCAGCCGACAGGGGGCCACGAGGTCTCCATCAAAAGTGGGGGGAGCAGCAAGCTCAGGTTTCCTGCAGGTCGGAAAATGAGTCCGTCAAAAGTTTCCAGAAGGCAACGCTCTCATTGCCGATCTTTCGCGCTTCAATTCTTGTTTTTTGCTTTTTTAAGCTTCCACCAGCTGCGGAGGAAACGAGATGAGATGCCCTCTGATTCCCCGCGTGAGTGGTCACGATCGAGAGCGCTAAGGCGCTGAGACGGAGTCTTGATGCGAGTTCGGGCGGTGCTGAGAGTCCTGTGTGTTGTTGAGCATTAGCCTTTTCCCCTTGCACGTCAGCTTGCCAGCTGGTCGTCACTCTCGCTTTACTTTGCGTAATATTGCCGGGATGTGACTCTGGAAACTTGGTGTTTCTTTGCGAGCCTCATAGTAAGTGGAGAGGGCGCAAGAACTCGCCCGGCCGATGCTATTGTCAAGGTTGAGTTGTTAACAAGATGATTACGGAGCATCAAGCGAGAGAGCGGGCAGTCCCACGATCCTTGCTTGTCATCTCGACTGTAGATCCAGGAATTGTACCAGAAGCCTCGGAGGGCAAGGGTGAGAATCCTGCCTTGctgatcctcctccctccgCACGCATCGAATCGTGACCAATCGAGATTGAACAGCGACCAGCTCATCCAGGCGCCTCCTTGTGAGTGCAGTGCATTGCTGCGGTACGTCACGACGCGATGCAACGCGCGATGCGGCCCAGCGAGTCGGAACACACGGGGAGCATGAACACATATGGAGAACCGGAGCACAGAGTCCTGATGTTTGCTGTGCCTTGGTAATGCCGTGACCCGTCGACGTAATGCATCGAGCATACACTGTAATATCCTGGATACGGGTGCAGCTTCATTAATTGCGAGGCGTTTGGACTGTGAAGGGGGATAAAACAGGGTTGCATTATGTCCCTGCAGATGCAAGCCTGAAGCCACACGGTTGGAATGAGATAATTCAGGCACAAAACGGATCCCATTGGCCGGCTTGGCGGGTTCATCCACCTTGGCCAACGTGTGCCTGTCTTTTTTGACGCCATTAAGCCTTGAGCTTTTTACCCTCCGCTCTGTCTCTCCCTTCCTCATCCAGGGCAGAGGAAACCTAACGGGGCCTTCCAACGCTAAGAAAGGGGAGATGACTACCCGATGTGGGTAATGGCATTCGGGCATCCAGCCCGTCCATGACGGCGGCGCCGCTTGTGTGCATTTGGAACGAACGTTAGCGGGAGGAGCCCGCCCTGGAGCCCGCTGGGACCCAAACGTTGGAGCGCCTCTGGGTCGGTTCCCTTTCCGGAGCCATGTGCTACGAGGGTAGCTGACCAACTGGAGAGGCGGCGCTGGAGATGGTGGCAGCTCTAGGCTCACGGGGTTGATATTagtttcctttctttttctgtGCCTTTGGCAGGCTGTCAAGTGTGCCTCTCAGATCTCGCTCGTCCTTCCGAGTTGACTCTGAGAGTAACCCTTCTCCTCGTGGCCTGAGAATAAAACTGTTGAGAATGGACGGATGGGTCGCCATGTGACTGCACTGCTACTGTACCACAATGGTGCAACCAGACACACCACCATATGAGCATGAATTATGTCAAAGACTGTGGAGGAGACCACGATAAGAGGGGCAGGTTTAATTTGCAACCCATCCATAGTCGAGAGGGGAAAAGGCTGCTCCTCCAAGTCCCAACGAGGCTTGCCTGGTTCTAGATTGGATGGAGGGAGGTATACTAGCACCGAATAAGAGGCCCTATTCGAGGCAAGGGTAGGGCTGCAAAGACGAGATCCATCATGGCGCGCATCGTCTGAATTGACTATTCGACCGATGTTTGTGTGAAAAGTGAGTGATGGTGAGGATGaaaaagtcttttttttcttgcttgcttttccGTTGATCTCTAGCTCTTTTCTGATGCCCCTGCGCTTCCCGCTTCGCTTTCCCTGCGACTGCGACTGCGACTGCGGCTGCGAGACCCGTCAGAGACATAGACACGCGCTCGTGCTGTCTCTCTTGAGCCTGATCCAGAACATCTCCCTTGTCCATATCCAATACAAAACTCCAAGCCTCGGATTCACGAGCATCCCCATACGAATACATACATGGCGAGATCAGATCGCCCCCTGTCTCGCTGAGCTGCAGTACTGCATCAAACACCAAGAGGCCAACCAACCGAACCACCTCCTCGGAGCGCCCTTTTCTCTTTGCTTCTCCCATTTACCCTAGTCTCTGCTCTTTTGcttcttatttttttccCACCAAACCCTTTGGCCAGATCCTATACCCTTGTCACCGGCTGCGGTCGACTGACTCAATAATTGCCCCCCTCGCTCCAGCAGCCTAGCGTCCGTCCGAAAAAGGGCACAGCACTCCTAGGTTAGCTGAAGGAAGGGCCCAGCGAGCAAACGAACCGACTGATCCTAACTGGCTTCCCCGGGCACGACTTGAGCCCATTCGGCCAATAGCGGCGCGCAAGCTCGTCTGCTTGCTCTCTTTGGTGGTCTCTGATCGACTGACCTGCTCGCTCGAGAACATATCCGAAAAAGACGGGAGACGACAGGCAGCTCAGCCAAACGGAAAGCACGCCGCTTGGACGTTGCGTTGACAGCCACTACTGCAAACTGGCAGGCCTCTCTTTTTTGTCTCCCTCCTTCCCCTGGACGACTTCTTTTTTGACGTGCTTTTTCCTTCGGTTTGGTCTGGCCTGGTCTTTTCTCCCCCGCCACCTGCCACTTTTTGACTCCTGGATCTCTCTTGTTTGTCTCATTTCCATTCCCTGGATCCCCTCTCAAGAATCCCCATCCAggctctcttcttccttgtcGTCTGCGCCGACATAACCCCGTCAACTCCAATTCGATCCATTGCAAGCACGAGCCTGGGCTTTGCTTCCTTCTCTCGGCTCGACTCCTTTGGCGACCCTCGGATTCAACAAACACACTCCCTTTGCGCGTGAGAGCCTCGTGTGTTGTGCTGATTACAGCATCGCCCCGAGCTCCCTGGTAGTCGACCCTGGTGCTTATGACCTGGACCCCATCTCATCCTGGTCGTCAAATCAACCTACCCGCTCTGCCTACCTATCCGGCTTCCCCGTCGAGTCCTGTGCAGGGTGCGTGATTGCGTACGTGCGATTTTTCGCTCTCACTTGGGGGCACCGGTTTGAggtcattcattcattctctTGCTCACTTCTTGGGCTGCCGGCTGGGTTGTCTTGTCTGTTTGAGACGAGACTCGGCGTCCATTCTTTGACGACCGCCGCACCGTTGGGCCTCGACTGAGCCCTGTCATTTCCCTGGGGAACTGTAACCAACACGGGCAAAATCGATCCTTTCCAAGGGCGAAAGGTTTTCGCTTCGTTTTTAACACCTAGCCTTCCGATTTCCTCGACAGCTGTTCTCGCTGCCTGTGGCCTTGTCTGTCCTTTGCGCTATCCGATTTCGAAtccgaaaaaaaaagtagaCTGCTCGTGCGTGCGTCACTTGCGACTCCAGACCCGGACCGACGGTCAAGATCTGCCTCGTAGGTCGCCTCGATTCGACCTCGGAAACGAACACCATCTCTTCTTCACCCAGGTTATGATTCAGTGGCGATGGCCAAGAGCTGTTGTTGCTATTTTTCCAATCAGACCTCGCTACTTTCGCTCATCCTCGGCGCTGCACCGGTCAGCGCGCACTGCATGAGGCGGTAACCACTAACCAGCCGTCTTCAACCATACCACCGTCAATATCTTCGAAACGACGAcccacgacgacgacactTTCGCAAACGATACGAACCGTCACGCCTCTTGACGAGCATCCCTGTCTCTGCCCGCTGGGCGACCAAAGTTCTGGTGATCCTCTGgcgcccagcagcagcattcCGTTCCTTCGCCGGCTAAGCCCCCGACATCATGACACCCCTCGCCATTTCTGTCCCCGATGGCTCGGGCTCGCCAAGTGCAACACGTCGGAAGTTTTCACTCTACGGGGACCGGTTACGGGATAGTGACAACAGCCCCGTGCCGGGTGCCTCGACCGGCGATGCATCACCTTTTGCTTCGCCGTTGGCTTCGCCCCTCGGATCACCTCTTGCATCACCTCGCGTGCATATCGTGCCGTTTGGTGCTGCCTACCGCCATGCACGAGCTCCGTCAGACGAGTCACTCTCACAACTGCCGCCTTTGCCAATGTCACCACGATGGGATTCGTTGTCCAACCCTGCTAAATTTATCCTGCAGCCCTCAGCATCGACCCCGGCATCGCCATTCGAACCCCCGCCACATTCTCCCTCACCTTTTGCATACGACACAGCCGCAAGCACGCCTATCGAATCTCGAAACGCCTCCCCGACATTCCCTCTGAAATCTGCTTCATCACTGGCTGATCTGCGCGCCTACGACAGCCCTCCAACGGCCGTGGAGAACTTCTCGCGGCCGCGGAAACAGAGCATTCGTCAGCCAATCACAGACGCGGCTAAGACCCGGGCCGCCCCCAGCGCCCCAAGCGCCTCAAATGCCCCCAGCTACAATGCCGCCGACCAGTACTTGGAGCTCGTCACCTCTCCCCAACATCCTCTCTGGCCTCCGACACGCCCCCGCGGCCCTTCTGTTTCGTCTTGTCAATCATCGTCGACCTACCACTCGgtcctctctcctcccggTAACGACTTATATGAGCAGCGAGCGCCCCGTGCTAGGACCACCAATGGTGCGACATCATCCGCCGCACGGCCGCCCTTGAGCTACACCAACAGCGGCTCGGCTTCCCCGAGCCCTGTCGTCGCCCCTTGGATGAGTGGTGAAGAGCTTCGCTCAAGCTTCCGCTCCCAATTCACAGAATCAACTGCTCCTGGCACCGCCGTCACAGAACGAAGCAGCGTCCTTACAAAGGACAGCTCCGTCACCTCGCTCTATCCTAGCCCGGAAGGGGACGCTGAGCCAGAGGGTGACGCCGACAACGAGTTCGACCCCGATCTCGACGAGCCGAGCCTTGAGGATGTTATGGGCATGTACGAGCAAGgcttcgacgacgacgacgacgaagacgacgacaacaacgACAACTACTCGGACTACAACGTCACCATGAACGCCCGCCCAGCTACCTTGACGTCGGACTGGGAGCCGCGTCGGAGCGTCTTGGATGCTACCGATGACGAGGACTTCCCCAAGCGGCCGATTCCAGAGTCCGTCTCGACATTGGATGTCGAGATCCGAATGTCCAAGATGATCTTTACCTCTCCTGCCTTTACATCATCCGTACCCCATATCGCAGAAAAAGAACACTACAATCGGGGAATCGCTGAAAAGCGCGACTCGGCCAAGTCGATCGACTCAGAACCCTCAGTCAattctcaacaacctcccTCTGCTACCGAACCTTCTGTTACACGCTCTCCATCCATTTCGACACCCATCTCTCCTCCCATCTCTCCACCTATCCCAGCACACAAGCCAGCCGAACGTCCCGACACCCCTGAATCTACCAAAGACCCCGAACCCTCACCCGAACCCCCTGTCATCACTGTGGCCGCCGCACCCACCGCACCTGTTGAGCCCGAAGACCCCGACTCCCGTGATCGCTACGGCTTCAAGAAGGCGAACCAATACGTCACCCGGGAGCAATACGACAACTGGAATGCTGGTTATACCGAGTACCTGGCCCGCCGTCGCAAGAAGTGGGCCGCGTACCTCAAAGACAATGCTCTTATGACAGATCATCCCAACCGGTTTCCAGCTCCCAACGCAAAGACCAAGCGGTTCGTGCGCAAGGGCATTCCCCCGGAATGGCGCGGTGCGGCCTGGTTCTACTATGCCGGTGGACCTGCGATCCTCTCCCAGCACTCGGGTCTCTACGACAAGCTGACCTTTAAGAGGGCCAAGGACGTTGACGCCGAAGCGATTGAGCGGGATCTACACCGCACATTCCCGGACAACATTAAGTTCAAGCCTCCCGGTGGACCAGAGACGACGGCGTCAAGCAGCACCAGGGAGAGCCGGACGACTATGACGGATTCCACCCGCAGCTCAAGCCCGGGTCTACCCAACACTGAGGGAGAGCCACCCATCATTACGTCGCTGCGTCGGGTGCTTCACGCCTTTGCCGTGTACAACCCTCGAATTGGCTACTGCCAGAGCTTAAACTTTTTGGCTGGCCTCTTGCTCCTCTTTGTTGAGACGGAGGAGCAGTGCTTCTGGCTCCTCAACGTCATCACAGTCGTCTACCTCCCAGGGACGCACgagatgagcttggaggGCTCCAAGATCGATCTCGGCGTGCTCATGACTGAGATGCGTAACTCGATGCCCGCCATCTGGGACAAGATTGGCGGTGAGCTCGAGGCGGACCCCAACTCACGGCCGTCGACTGGCAAGTCAATGCGGCTTACTCGGGCACGGCGTAAGGAGCTGCTACGCATGTCAACGCCAACAGACCGACTCCCACCAATTACGCTCTGCATGACGGCATGGTTCATGAGCTGCTTCATCGGAACTCTGCCGATTGAGACTACCCTCCGAGTGTGGGATGTCTTCTTCTACGAAGGCTCCAAGACGTTATTCCGCATCGCCTTGGCTATCTTCAAGCTGGGCGAGAACGAGATCAAGTCTGTGGCTGACCCTATGGAAATGTTTGGGGTGGTGCAATCGATGCCAAGGCGACTGATTGACGCCAACGCGCTCATGGAGGCTTGTTTCAAGCGGCGGAATGGCTTCGGGCATCTCAGCCAGACCCAGATCGACGAGAAGCGCCAGGAACGCCGAGCCAAGGCACAGCTGGACCGAGCACGACAAGGGAAGAACCTCAACACGTGGAACGTGGCGCAATCAGACACAGAGGGCGGCAAGAGGAGCATTTTCGGGAAGAAGAGGTCACCGACAGGTGCATGATGTTTCAACTCGggctccctccctcccttcaACCCTCAGACTTCTACACTTACTCACACATTCACACTCCTTCATCTCTCCTACGACTTTATCAACCTTTTCGCCTCGGCATCCTGCATCCCACACCAGACACGGTGGCGGAGCCGCCGAATCTAATCATGGGATGGCGTTGGACGGATGGCACTCATTGTTTGCTTCCTTCTTGATTCGACCTAGCCGGCACAGTGTCTGCATTTCACACTTGATGTTTGCTTCTATTCTACCTTGTTCTCATTCACATCATGTTCTGTTATTACCCGCAATACCCTGTTCGGGTGTTTACTATGTCTCACAAAAGAGGGGAGGGACCAGCGTTGGGCGGTTTggaatggatgggatggaatgGAAGGCCCCAAAAAAAGGAACCTTGTTTTATACTTAATGACGATGGCTTACGGCTGCATTGCGAGAAGACCAAAAAAGCACTATACCACACCAGAGCACCTCGGCAGGTGAGGGAGAGC is a window encoding:
- a CDS encoding Rab-GAP TBC domain-containing protein, giving the protein MTPLAISVPDGSGSPSATRRKFSLYGDRLRDSDNSPVPGASTGDASPFASPLASPLGSPLASPRVHIVPFGAAYRHARAPSDESLSQLPPLPMSPRWDSLSNPAKFILQPSASTPASPFEPPPHSPSPFAYDTAASTPIESRNASPTFPLKSASSLADLRAYDSPPTAVENFSRPRKQSIRQPITDAAKTRAAPSAPSASNAPSYNAADQYLELVTSPQHPLWPPTRPRGPSVSSCQSSSTYHSVLSPPGNDLYEQRAPRARTTNGATSSAARPPLSYTNSGSASPSPVVAPWMSGEELRSSFRSQFTESTAPGTAVTERSSVLTKDSSVTSLYPSPEGDAEPEGDADNEFDPDLDEPSLEDVMGMYEQGFDDDDDEDDDNNDNYSDYNVTMNARPATLTSDWEPRRSVLDATDDEDFPKRPIPESVSTLDVEIRMSKMIFTSPAFTSSVPHIAEKEHYNRGIAEKRDSAKSIDSEPSVNSQQPPSATEPSVTRSPSISTPISPPISPPIPAHKPAERPDTPESTKDPEPSPEPPVITVAAAPTAPVEPEDPDSRDRYGFKKANQYVTREQYDNWNAGYTEYLARRRKKWAAYLKDNALMTDHPNRFPAPNAKTKRFVRKGIPPEWRGAAWFYYAGGPAILSQHSGLYDKLTFKRAKDVDAEAIERDLHRTFPDNIKFKPPGGPETTASSSTRESRTTMTDSTRSSSPGLPNTEGEPPIITSLRRVLHAFAVYNPRIGYCQSLNFLAGLLLLFVETEEQCFWLLNVITVVYLPGTHEMSLEGSKIDLGVLMTEMRNSMPAIWDKIGGELEADPNSRPSTGKSMRLTRARRKELLRMSTPTDRLPPITLCMTAWFMSCFIGTLPIETTLRVWDVFFYEGSKTLFRIALAIFKLGENEIKSVADPMEMFGVVQSMPRRLIDANALMEACFKRRNGFGHLSQTQIDEKRQERRAKAQLDRARQGKNLNTWNVAQSDTEGGKRSIFGKKRSPTGA